The window AGTGACACCATTCTGGTTCAGATCTAACCCGATGGGACTATATATCCGCCTGCCATTTCCGGATACTCACTGTTTGAAGGAGATTATAGTGGGGAACGAAAAACACGCTATAATGTTGTCATGATTGTGGTTACCCTGTGATAGACAACGTCCCAATGAACTCGTCGGTCTTCCTccgaaagtgatttttttttttttttttgttcactgcATAGAATTCCCAATACTAGAATGAAAGATGGAAACATTTTTGAGTACGCCGACAGTTTCATCAATACCAGCAAAATTGAAGTTAACAATGCTGTATAAATTAAGCTATACTATTTGCAGATTCGTAATAAACATTTGGAAAAACATAATTAATACCTAATCTAGGGAAGAAAATGTTCAGTCCTATTTGACAGGTGGTTGGTGGTAACGAAGTTTAGTGACAAAATGGCGAAGGCAtggtttctgtttgtttgttttacggAGTCATCAACTCTTTTATTTGGTTCTATAGCTAAGTAATGAGCTGCTTTCCTCCAAGGTTTAGAGAAGTACAAGTAATGGGCAAACTCTTCTCCACAAATCATAGATTGCAAAATACACAGTGGTGTCGCCATGGTTCGGAATTAATGGGTTAACTATACAAGTAGCAGATACGCTATCCCAGAATAACTGCCTTTGCACAATATTCCGGATCTTCGTCTTACACGCTTCAGTCCTAACTTGCTCTTGTTCACAACACTAAAATACATTCAAAATTCAGACAAAATCAGCGTGAATGTCCGTATTTGCCAATATTGTAACCATTTCATCTTGGTAAATGTTTCGAGTTCCGTCGAGCAGAAAATTACATCTCATTGCAGTCAGCTATCAACTCAAAACACTCGTCGAATCTCTGACATCATTGTTCTTAAAACGTGCATGCTTCAAACATACTGTGACACAGAAGAACTTTTAGCACCACCAGACTGTCTCCTTTCACTAGCTGATATGTATTTCCGATCTCCGCTCTGTTTCCGGTCACCATTTGAGTATCTCCGTTCATACGAAGCTGATGTCCGATCCCCGCTCGAAAGTCGCTGTTCCCCATTCTTCGCGCCACGCTCTGCCGAGTGACGCCGATCTCCCGTCACCTTCTGACTCACGCCCATGTACCTTCGGCTTCCTGGGGCTCTGTCTCCGGAATATCTTCGGCTCCCGCTCGGCGACTGCTCGTCGTTCCTCGGCAGGGACGTGACCGAAGTGAAACGAGACGTTCTGAGGGGCACGGATGAGGTTCCGCGAGACATTCGTGTAAGACCCGAGTTGTTGCAGTGGCAAAGTAGCTCCATCCACATGGCACCCACGCGACGATTTGCAATGAAGGCCAGAAATATGTAAAAACCTTGGAGAGCATTTAAGATGATGAAGATGTACCAAAGTGCGTTTATCCCAGCGAAGCCAGCAATAAACCCGAACAGCCACGTGAAGCCAAGGAGAGTCGATATCTGCATTTAAATGCAACAAAAGAAACACATACAAGTAATTTGCATAGATAACATCATCGAATAACTTATACAGATATGAAAACACATCTGTTCAGGAAGAAATCAATGTCTTTGGTGTACTTTTTTTAAACCCATCGACATGCTGTCGTggaattttgtttgtatttctaaTGATTCCATATTTGGTACATTTCAACATTACCTCTTCAGGtgaaaatttacaaaatgatgataatatagcGCATATTGTACGTTATGCAATGAATTTTGAGGTCACGATTACATACAGTAATGTTAATGAATTCGAACCATAATCTATACTGAGAAAACGTGAATATTCTATGCAAGTAAAATGTTTGGATGAAACATTGAAACGAAAACTAAAGCTTGTTACTTTTTAGTTCCTTGTATCTATTGCACTGACCCATACAATCACACACGATATAATAGTTTGAAATTCTGTTAAATCACGAATTGTCAAATGGAATTTCGTTCAGTTCAGTGCAACGCCAATCAGTAGGACATACAGTGACGATTGAGAAATAAATGCTATCTTAATAAAATCTAGCTAACCTTGACATAGACGCGGAGTTCCTTCGACTGCTCCTTCAGGGTTTCCTTCTCACCGATCATACTCTTTCTCACTTTCGTTGTGCTCCTTATTCCGGTCACTGTGTGACAGAAAAGGAGGATATTCACCAGGATAAAGCTCGCAAGTGGACACCCGAAAGCAATGAAATTAGCCATCTGGTCACTTATCCAACAGATCCCATCTCTGCCATACCAGAAGCTCAGCTGATCACCAACAGTCAAGTAGAGGGCCAGACAAGTTGCCACAAGGCCGGAAGATGTGGCTAAGGTGAACAGAATGTAGTAAACAAGGGCTTTTGAGCTGTCAGTTGGCAATATAACACTGTCTCGAGACCCCAGGGTACGGTTCAACTCGAAGGCCAGGCATGTGGTGAGTGCAAAGACGCTGGTCCACATAAAATGTGCTACAACAGAAAGTGATACACAGAGAACTGGGACGGTGGATCCAAGTGGACTCAGCATTTGAAGAAGTTGGGCAAGGAGGAGCACAAGGCAGAGAGTCATGATCAATTTGTTACTCACACAGCGCCTCATATTTTGGAAGATACAATAGCTGGCGAAGGTAATGAGAAGAGACAGTACCGAAATACTAGAGGCAACGTAGCTCAGGATCGCCTGACCTCTGTTATAACTAAAAAATATAAACGTCTCGGTCTGATTGAATGTGGCATTACGCTCCAGCCTAGTACAGAATTGAACGTTTCCCTCGGAGGTGACTCTGTATTCGTATGGCCCGAGAATTTCACCTGATTCGGTATTATTTAGGAATCCAGTCATGTTCGCTAGAGGAATAAAATAATCTGCAGGCCTGGTTATCGTGGGACAGGTTAGAATTGTTTGCGCTTTACACACTTGAAACTGGATCTCCTTCCTGAAATCAAAATGAGCAAAGCTAGATTGCTGATAGTATCGGACAGTCAGGACGGTCTCATAAGGGTGGTAGAGTTCGTCACTCTCTCTGTCATGAGCAAACATAGTACCGTTAATGGTTTCTGTCGATACGTTTGAAAGAACAGTGAGCTCATCAGGACACGCGTTAAGCCCAGACGATACCATACACTGTTGGGTAATGTTCACTCCAAGAATGGTGAGACCCGTGAGCTTAGGATCGGAGTTTTCCAAGAGGAGAGCTCTGTCTATCAGATTGTCCAGTTCGCTATAGGCCAAGTTGTTTGCATCGATATTATAAACGAGGAGAATACTGTTGTGTTCAGGCAAAGTGACACAATTTGAGACACTGATAGGATAACTTTGAGTATCACGGTCCTTAACAATCACATTTTCTGTGGTTGACTTCAGAATTTGTCTCGGTAATTCCAGAATGCTTTCAACAAAATGTGTTACATTAATGATGTCTGCTACCAGACATATGGGAATATCCCCCTCGTCCGATGATATCTCCACAGAGAGCCGCAGGTTCAGGTCAGAGTTATTGATGCCACAAGAGAGATTAAGAGGAGGATCTGATCGATGACAGGTGTTTTCACGAAGCTGGTACCCATCGGCACACGACACGGTGAGGCAGTCCTCCAAGGTTGGGTCGTAGACCTTGCCGGGTGGACAGGATATCTCCACTTGCTTGATGATGTCCTCCCTGTGCACGAGCTGAATGCTGTTGTCTCTGGAGAAGTCCATGGTGATCGATAATGGCTGGAGACGATCTATTACATCGGGTCTGGGTCTTCCGGGCCTTCCTCCGGTTGATGTTCCTCTGTCCGCTGTACCTTTGTCATCCGAAGGTGGCGTTAGGCTACGGCACACGTCTTCTAGTGCCGCGAAGGAATCGTTCAAAGTAGCATTTCGCATGCTGTTGCACACTTGGCAGTACGCGTTTTTGTAACGCACGCCTGCTTTGTCAGAAACAATTTGGGTGAACGATGAGCAGATGTCACCTAGTTCTTTAGATGTCCCAGGCGGACAGCGATCAATGTAATTTGTTGCAAAGCATTGCCTCGCGCTAGTCTGATTGACATTCCCATCAGGAGGCCCCAGAGTCGAGTTACACTGGTTGCTCGTCAACAAGTCCTTCACCGTAAAATTCCCTGACTCCAGTGTTGACATATAGGTCGACGGACAGAGAAAAGCCAGTTTCCAGAAAACCAACTCGTCCAAAACCCTTCCGTTGCACAAGGCACAGTAGATGTTTCGGTACGTCAGTATACCCTCATAAACTACAGGGATGACCGCCATGGTCAGGTGCATGTGACTGGGATACGGGTCCTCGCATCTCGACCTTGACTGCTTGTCCTGCCAGTCTTTAGGACACTTAGCAACCATCCAGAACTCGTCCTGCTCCTGCGGCAGTTTACTACACGATACAAGTTCTCTAGCCAACGATTGTATAGTCTCCTGAAACAGTCGCTCTGCGCCAGTCGTATTTTGTCCACTATACGTTTTTGATAACCCACAAGAGTCGGCGTGATCTGGACAACAGTCTTCAAAGTATGCACACGCGAAATCGCACCGACAAGAAATCGACTCCGGGGTAGCATTTCCACAGCTAGATTGCTGACATGTAAATTCATCGCATATGGGAACCGTTTTGTTTTGCACGTCGATCATGGTCAGACCTGAtggaagaacaaacaaacaaatacatgtaaatgaattgAATAGTCAAAACAAGCGATTAAAGGGTGAAAGTGGTAATACTACAAAGGCCTCAAAGCAAATGATAGCATAAATAATGTTCTTTAGATATAAACTAATGACTCTTGATATTAAGCGAACGCATGCACCCAATCTgtccaacaacaaaaaaacaacaacaccaaaacaaccaaatatatatatatatatatatatatatatatatatgttggtATGTGATGGTTATGTGTATCATTTAGTAAAGATTGATTACGTTTcggtttttctttatttataatTCATTATTAGAATTCAATTGAAAGTATCACATTTAGACTTGTTTCAGGGTATGTGCTAGATTGCCTGTCTTCTTCCTACTTTCTTGTGCGATTAAGACTTTGATGATGACTTGTTTTTATTTGGTGGGGTCAAAACAGACATAGACGAAGAAAATACCATTGTTATTTCATAATGGTTGGATTTCAGTGTAATTAGCTAAGGTCACGATAGACCTATGACCATTTCGctcgtgtatgtgtgtatgtattgccAAGTAGCTGTAGACTGCCAACCACAATGGCTTTATGCGAGTTGGCAGTGTTATGCGTTGTACGAGTCAAGAggaaatacattttatttttgacagaaacatgcaGTAGCAGCTCTAAACCAGTACTTTTATTTGTCATTGTCTTGTGAGTCACACTATAAGGAGATAAAACTTGTAACCGGGAAGAGAGCAGATCACAGGACATTTATTATCTGCGGTATTTTGATTGTGTGGAAAATGCCATTGGGTGATATGTTATGCTAATATGATTTAATAATAGATTCAATATAtcaattaattcatttattcatgaaaGCTCCTACACATCATATTTCTGTGTACATAATAGTTATATTTATTTCTGTAGCAGAATGTGTCGAACTTTTCATAATCAAACGTCAAACATCAAGCGCCTAATGTACAGGAAATTAGAACCAATTTCTCCCCTGCGAAAAGTGTTGACAGAGATTTCTTATGtcagagaaacaacaacaaaacatccGTTTTTAACTtgcaaaatcatacaaaaagtCGATATCTATGTCAAACTTCAACACAACAGAATATgagtactacaatgtatgtttgcGTGTATGATAGAACTggaaagactaaaaaaaaatataaaaaaatataaaaaaatctgGTGTCATAAGCTTTTGGGGTCCTGTTTGTGTGTCAGGTTGAAGGTCGCAATGCTCGAGAGGTTTCTTCCGCCAAAATCAACACATAACACAAACATAACTATTTTTACAAATAACTTTGGTTAGACGTCGTGTCATGTCTGTATTTCCTGACAACATTTCAGTAAAGGAACGCTTTGCTGAGTGtaaaaatgggaaattacatCCAAACAATTGAGACATAATTTAATGACACAGGCATAGAAGTATACTTGCAATGACTTATACAATGACAGGCTGTAAAATGCTTCGGGAATTTCGGCAGTTTCACGCGATTCGACcaaaaacaagcaaatgaaCACCACATCTAGAAATAATACGAGATAAAGTGCTCACCGTTGGCAGGAACAAACGTGAAATATTCCAttaatatcaaagaaaatatgaagacatTTCGCCCGAAATTCTGGAACGCCATCGCATGAGTTGTTTCCTTCTTTCACGGTGAGCGGAGAGAATGTGACAAATACTGAAACAAAAGGAGTACTGATATAGACAAAATTGGTCAGCGtattttatctgtttacgtAGACGTCTAACCGCTGGTGAAAGGAAGTGCGTGGGGAGAGCTCTGAAAACAATATGAGCTACTTTGCCGTGCGCAGCTGGTAATATGCATTATATCAGAGCATTTTAGTAAGTGCTGAGCACTCCTGATGGTTTCGAAAGCCTAACGCAAGAATAGAATGTCCCTCCTTGTCCCTCGTTAAATAATAGACGTAGGccttcataattatcataaaatgaaaagacgCAGTATCTCACGTTTGAGTCATCGATTACATTATCATTTCTTGCGCGATCTTTCGATGTGTTCATAGAATTTGTATGAGCAAAGAGTAATAACCTTGAATTTATCTTGAGTAGAAACCATCAACTAAGTCATTGTCATCAACCAAaccataggcgccggaagtgggggggcagggggggcggccgccccccccccccccaatccaaaaagtgggggggcaaaacgcatttttgcccccccaaaaagccccccccccaaaaaagaaaaataaataaacaaataaataaaaatagataaaataagatagatatgtatataaatgaataaacgcgaaaaaacatagctacaaacggcagtttttggactgtaaaatgtcaaaatttccaagctcgctcgctccgctcgctcgcattcaatcgctatgccattctcctaatgttgttgccagtaattgccaacagttgcgcctgggccgccccccccccccccccttcatttccaaagctaaaaatatatatttatatagctACAagcggcagtttggggactgtaaaatgtcaaaattaatcgtcaaatttattcgttatgccattttcctaacgttgcagcaagtaattgccagcagttgagcccggtgcgcctcccccttaatttccaaagcgaaaaacatagctacaatggcagtttttggaccgtagaatatcaaaattttcaagctcgctcgcttcgcttgctcgcattgaatcattatgccattctcctaatgttgcagccagtaattgccagcagttgcgcccgatgcgccccattaatttccaaagcgaaagatatagctacaaacgccagtttcgggactgtagaatgtcaaaattttcaagctcgctcgcttcgctcgctcgcattgaatggttatgccattctcctaatgttgctgccagtaattgccatcaGTTgcacccgatgcgcccccattaattttcaaagcgaaagatatagctacaaacgccagtttcgggactgtagaatgtcaaaattttcaagctcgctcgcttcgctcgctcgcattgaatggttatgccattctcctaatgttgctgccagcaaTTGCCATCAGTTGCACCCGATGCGACCccattaattttcaaagcgaaagatatggctacaaacgccagttttgggactgtagaatgtcaaaattttcaagctcgctcgcttcgctcgctcgcattgaatggttatgccattctcctaatgttgccgccagtcatgccagtaattgccagcagttgcgcccgatgcctccccccccccccttaatttccaaagcgaaagatatagctacaaacggcagtttggggactgtaaaatgtcaaaattttcaagctctctcgctccgctcgctcgcatttcattgttatgcaattctcctgatgttgctgacagtatataatttgtcgtttcacaccgtcattccataatccatgtaaggaaaacttacaatgttgctcaatgactgcgttgttgaatgtatcacattccgtaatgtattgtagtcccattattgcgcacgcacacacgcacatgcatacacaccgtcaaaattacttttccacaaggtgcccacccccaatgtttcgacccaccgtacgccactttacattatatatatatatatatatatatatatatatatatatatatatgtatatatgtatatatatatgtacacacacagacacacagacacacatatatatatacatatatatatatatatatatatatatatatatatatatatatagatgtatatatatatatatataggtgtgtgtgtgtgtgtgtgtattgtgtaacatatggtctatcgtgagccccctccaatatttgccccccccaatccaaaactgcttccggcgcgcctgaaCCAAACATACATCTTTATCTTGGGATAAACTATATCCGGTCACTCAAGAGATTGCGATTTTGATAATGGTCAAATTATGAGAAATCCGATAGCTGTCATTATAAAGAAGGCAACATCAAGAGTGACGGAGGCGATCGTTATCCCCTGTATGCAATCAACTGAGGAAGACCCTTCCTTCTCAATGTCAAAACCACACCAatacaaaagaggaaaaagcgCATCTCGAGTTATATTTCTTTAAACTCATGTTGGGTTGGTCTCTTTATTCGAATAGTCAGACACTCAtccgagaaagaaagaaatacgaTTGACCAAACTTTATCACTATAGTTATGTTTCCATGACACTTTTTATTAAAAACTGTCATTAGCTGTGTCCTCCTTTCTATTTTCCTCCTCTTTCTGTTTCATAGTTTAACTTCATGACGAATATACGTCCAGACATGTCAGaggttggggggaggggggtaacgGAATCATTATCAGGTTACACGTTGATATGTTTTGCAA of the Diadema setosum chromosome 16, eeDiaSeto1, whole genome shotgun sequence genome contains:
- the LOC140240004 gene encoding uncharacterized protein; this translates as MAFQNFGRNVFIFSLILMEYFTFVPANGLTMIDVQNKTVPICDEFTCQQSSCGNATPESISCRCDFACAYFEDCCPDHADSCGLSKTYSGQNTTGAERLFQETIQSLARELVSCSKLPQEQDEFWMVAKCPKDWQDKQSRSRCEDPYPSHMHLTMAVIPVVYEGILTYRNIYCALCNGRVLDELVFWKLAFLCPSTYMSTLESGNFTVKDLLTSNQCNSTLGPPDGNVNQTSARQCFATNYIDRCPPGTSKELGDICSSFTQIVSDKAGVRYKNAYCQVCNSMRNATLNDSFAALEDVCRSLTPPSDDKGTADRGTSTGGRPGRPRPDVIDRLQPLSITMDFSRDNSIQLVHREDIIKQVEISCPPGKVYDPTLEDCLTVSCADGYQLRENTCHRSDPPLNLSCGINNSDLNLRLSVEISSDEGDIPICLVADIINVTHFVESILELPRQILKSTTENVIVKDRDTQSYPISVSNCVTLPEHNSILLVYNIDANNLAYSELDNLIDRALLLENSDPKLTGLTILGVNITQQCMVSSGLNACPDELTVLSNVSTETINGTMFAHDRESDELYHPYETVLTVRYYQQSSFAHFDFRKEIQFQVCKAQTILTCPTITRPADYFIPLANMTGFLNNTESGEILGPYEYRVTSEGNVQFCTRLERNATFNQTETFIFFSYNRGQAILSYVASSISVLSLLITFASYCIFQNMRRCVSNKLIMTLCLVLLLAQLLQMLSPLGSTVPVLCVSLSVVAHFMWTSVFALTTCLAFELNRTLGSRDSVILPTDSSKALVYYILFTLATSSGLVATCLALYLTVGDQLSFWYGRDGICWISDQMANFIAFGCPLASFILVNILLFCHTVTGIRSTTKVRKSMIGEKETLKEQSKELRVYVKISTLLGFTWLFGFIAGFAGINALWYIFIILNALQGFYIFLAFIANRRVGAMWMELLCHCNNSGLTRMSRGTSSVPLRTSRFTSVTSLPRNDEQSPSGSRRYSGDRAPGSRRYMGVSQKVTGDRRHSAERGAKNGEQRLSSGDRTSASYERRYSNGDRKQSGDRKYISASERRQSGGAKSSSVSQYV